CGGTGCTGGGGACCATCCGCGTGCCCACGCTGATTCTGGCGGGCGTGGAAGACAACGTGACCCCCGCCGAACTGCAAATGAAGATGAAAAACCAGATTGCTGACAGCCGCCTGGTCATGGTGCCTGGCGCCGGCCACGCCGCCACTTTCGAGAAGGCCATGGCCGTCAACGCCGCCATGCGCGCCTGGCTCGCGGGCCTGCGCTAACCCCCGCCGACTGGCCCTGCAGGGAGCTGCCTCCCTGGGGGCCACTTCGCACGCTGAGCCCCTCTCTCTAGACCACCTCCCCAGGAGTTCCCATGATGAAATCTGCCCTGGCCGCCCTGAGTGCGCTGCTGACCGTCAGCGCCCTGGCCCAAACCGCCCCTCCGTCCCCCCGTCCCATCACCCCACCCGAGCCGCCCGCCACGGTGACGGCCACCCGTCTGGAGCCCGTGGCCCTGGAGTTCACGGCCGACAAGCTGGCGCGGCTGAAGGTGCCGGCGGGCTTTACCATCAAGGTGGTGGCCACCGGGCTGGGCAACGCCCGCATGCTGCACGTCATGCCCGACGGCGGCATCTACCTCACCCGGCGTCAGCAGGGCGACGTGTGGTACATGAAAGACGTGAACAAGGACGGCAAGATTGAAGCCGTCGAGCGCAAGATGGTCGCCCAGAACATCAAGGCCGCCCACGGCCTGGACGTCAAGAACAACAAGCTGTATGTCGTGGGCGAAAAGACCATCTGGGTGATGGACATGGCCAAAGACGGCAGCCTGAGCGTCCCGCGCGTCTTCGCGGACGGCTTCCCGGACGCCGGGCAGCACCCCGCCCGCACCATCAAGTGGGGACCGGACGGCTACCTGTACGCCACCTTCGGCT
This genomic stretch from Deinococcus betulae harbors:
- a CDS encoding PQQ-dependent sugar dehydrogenase, with protein sequence MMKSALAALSALLTVSALAQTAPPSPRPITPPEPPATVTATRLEPVALEFTADKLARLKVPAGFTIKVVATGLGNARMLHVMPDGGIYLTRRQQGDVWYMKDVNKDGKIEAVERKMVAQNIKAAHGLDVKNNKLYVVGEKTIWVMDMAKDGSLSVPRVFADGFPDAGQHPARTIKWGPDGYLYATFGSTNNDSLTQNPEEATMLRIAPDGKTREIYARGLRHTIGFGWHPVSKVLYGADQGSDWHGDNIPPEEINAIQRGKNYGWPFCYGDKQPDPYVNASGIPGLVSKAQYCAGTQGSLVTYTAHAAAIAMNYYTGTLFPADMRNDAFIAYRGSWNRSEPSGYEIARLVFDAQNKPERIEPFVTGF